In Acipenser ruthenus chromosome 15, fAciRut3.2 maternal haplotype, whole genome shotgun sequence, a genomic segment contains:
- the LOC117422691 gene encoding G-protein coupled receptor 176-like, which translates to MEEDSGSWSAIIGNKSGILTTATKIWDFQNTSSPLVYWDNDNKSANRIIPLESKGYSQEQTYRNFTIAAQVLIFIGSLLGNVMVLWSTCRTTVLKTVTNRFIKNLACSGICASLVCVPFDIVLSASPQCCWWVYIPPFCKVIKFLHKVFCSVGILSFTAIAMDRYYSVLYPLERKISDSKSRDMVIYIWVHAMVASVPVFAVSNVTDIYATSLCTETLDYSIGHLVYVLAYNITTVILPVAVVFIFMMLIRRALSTSQKKKVIIAALRTPQNTISIPYVSQREAELHSMLLSMVLTFILCSIPYVTLVIYRTILDISDVSVFLLLTAIWLPKISLLANPLLFLTVNKSVRKCLVGTIVQLHRRYSRRNTVSLDGIADATQEPSVRSGSQLLEMFNIGQQQIFKRSEDEENETKSVGSGELRPKAIPTTSMEIKDTLVQKYSPPHNSSDSAVQVAPATPSEVEDINDKYAMQFGFGPFELPPQWLSETRNSKKRLLPPLGNTPEELIQTKQPKCRAERKMSRNNKVSIFPKVDS; encoded by the exons atggaagaggacagtgggaGCTGGTCTGCCATAATTGGGAACAAAAGCGGGATCCTCACCACAGCTACAAAGATTTGGGATTTCCAAAACACTTCCAGTCCGCTGGTTTATTGGGATAACGACAACAAGAGTGCGAATCGGATCATCCCGTTGGAAAGTAAGGGTTACAGTCAGGAGCAAACCTACCGGAACTTCACAATCGCGGCGCAGGTGCTCATCTTCATTGGGTCACTGTTGG GTAACGTCATGGTGTTGTGGTCGACCTGCCGAACGACTGTGTTAAAAACTGTGACCAATCGCTTCATCAAGAACCTGGCGTGCTCTGGTATCTGTGCCAGCCTGGTGTGCGTGCCCTTCGACATCGTCCTGAGTGCCAGCCCGCAGTGCTGCTGGTGGGTCTACATCCCGCCCTTCTGCAAAGTCATCAAGTTCCTGCACAAGGTCTTctgttcagtgggcatcctcagCTTCACTGCAATCGCTATGGACAG GTACTATTCAGTGTTATACCCCTTGGAAAGGAAAATATCAGATTCCAAGTCCAGAGACATGGTCATATATATCTGGGTGCACGCGATGGTGGCCAGCGTCCCTGTATTTGCAGTCAGCAACGTCACGGACATCTACGCAACATCCCTGTGCACCGAGACTTTGGACTACTCAATTGGCCACTTGGTGTACGTCCTCGCCTACAACATCACCACTGTCATCCTGCCTGTGGCAGTGGTTTTCATCTTCATGATGTTAATCCGCAGAGCCCTGAGCACCAGCCAGAAGAAAAAGGTCATCATCGCCGCATTGCGGACTCCTCAAAACACCATCTCCATCCCTTACGTCTCCCAAAGAGAGGCAGAACTGCACTCCATGctgctgtccatggtgctgacaTTCATCCTGTGCAGCATCCCCTACGTGACTCTAGTGATCTACAGGACCATCCTCGACATCTCTGACGTATCCGTGTTCCTGCTGCTCACCGCCATATGGCTGCCTAAGATCTCCTTGCTGGCCAACCCCTTGCTGTTTTTGACAGTTAACAAGTCGGTTCGCAAGTGTCTGGTGGGAACCATCGTTCAGCTCCACAGACGCTACAGCCGGAGAAACACCGTGAGCTTGGATGGCATCGCGGATGCTACTCAGGAGCCCAGCGTACGCTCGGGAAGCCAGCTCCTTGAGATGTTCAACATCGGGCAGCAGCAGATATTCAAGCGAAGCGAGGATGAGGAGAATGAGACCAAGTCTGTGGGGTCTGGAGAGTTACGTCCCAAGGCGATCCCAACCACCAGCATGGAGATCAAGGACACCCTGGTGCAGAAGTACTCTCCCCCACACAACAGCTCAGACTCGGCCGTCCAGGTGGCCCCGGCTACCCCCTCGGAGGTAGAAGACATCAATGACAAGTACGCCATGCAGTTTGGTTTCGGGCCCTTCGAGCTCCCACCGCAGTGGCTGTCAGAGACAAGGAACAGTAAGAAAAGGCTGCTCCCTCCGTTAGGAAACACACCAGAGGAGCTCATACAAACCAAGCAGCCCAAGTGCAGAGCAGAGAGGAAGATGAGCAGGAACAATAAAGTCAGCATCTTCCCCAAGGTGGACTCCTGA